In one Bacteroidales bacterium genomic region, the following are encoded:
- a CDS encoding tetratricopeptide repeat protein, with protein MLLFTILLIFSDLIHGQEQGKDSLKLLLSGSQEKNRAAILVKLADITVLNDPDQAYAYALEAEQTARRQNQLPLLSDALKLKADALFYLDSLLPSLGSYLESAEVEQNTSRPRIDSILRRYGDAGYIYYQLGWFDKAIEYHSRALKLSKQMHDTAEIATNLSNLGINFKMTGQYEKAIDHFLETLRLDELSGNLADMSTTFNSIGMVYYAWGKHDKALEFLEIALENDRTSGDESKISIRLSNLSKLYMAMQSYEKAIKLLEEALEIDRRLGNQAKVAIRLQGLGLASLAMGQNNEALDYFEEALKIFTELGLNFKLSGLLIQIGELNFQMGNELAAEASYLDGLELALEHHLRPEEMDASKFLYNLYKSQGRMDQALYFLENFTVLKDSVFSEQSARLINEFEVKYETEKKEKQNQLLLAENRLRKQNQHFSILAIIVLFLLSGSLFWAFVLKRKSLLQSRALFVKEKEVNLLKLESIETHNQHLRESLFAEEEIKKLQAKNLERQKQELTTATMLIANKNEVFEKLRILAEQIKINDTDKEGKAREIIMEIDRQTDLSDQWEEFKIHFESIHKSFFENLRKMNGCLTQNDMQMCAYIKLNLSTKEISRLMNITPESVNTHRYRLRKKLRLINGETLDEIVHGL; from the coding sequence ATGCTTCTGTTCACCATCCTGCTTATTTTTAGCGATTTAATACATGGCCAGGAACAAGGCAAAGACAGCTTGAAGCTTCTGTTGTCCGGGTCGCAGGAGAAAAACCGTGCTGCGATCCTGGTAAAACTGGCCGATATAACTGTATTGAATGACCCGGATCAAGCCTATGCTTATGCGCTGGAAGCTGAACAGACTGCTCGAAGACAAAATCAGTTACCCTTGCTCAGCGATGCACTAAAACTCAAAGCCGACGCTTTATTTTATCTTGATAGCTTATTGCCATCACTGGGATCATACCTCGAAAGTGCCGAGGTTGAACAAAACACTTCCAGGCCTAGAATTGATAGCATCCTCCGCAGATATGGAGATGCCGGATATATTTATTATCAGCTTGGATGGTTCGATAAAGCTATTGAATACCACAGCCGCGCCTTAAAGCTTAGTAAACAAATGCATGATACAGCAGAAATTGCGACCAATCTGTCAAACCTTGGGATTAACTTTAAGATGACCGGACAATATGAAAAGGCCATTGATCATTTTCTGGAAACATTGAGACTGGATGAGTTGTCAGGTAACCTGGCAGATATGTCTACAACTTTTAACTCCATCGGGATGGTTTACTATGCCTGGGGGAAACATGACAAAGCATTGGAATTCCTCGAAATAGCCCTTGAAAATGACAGGACATCTGGCGATGAATCAAAAATATCTATCCGGCTGAGTAATCTGAGCAAGTTGTATATGGCCATGCAATCATATGAAAAGGCGATTAAGCTGCTGGAAGAGGCGCTTGAGATTGATCGCCGTTTGGGAAACCAGGCTAAGGTGGCTATCAGGTTGCAAGGACTTGGACTTGCCTCCCTTGCGATGGGTCAGAATAATGAGGCTCTGGATTATTTTGAAGAAGCCTTAAAGATATTTACTGAGCTTGGTTTAAATTTCAAGCTGTCGGGCTTACTCATTCAGATAGGTGAACTTAATTTTCAGATGGGCAATGAGCTTGCTGCCGAGGCTTCATATCTGGATGGCCTTGAACTTGCCTTGGAGCATCACCTCCGTCCGGAAGAAATGGATGCTTCAAAGTTTTTATACAATCTTTATAAAAGCCAGGGCAGGATGGATCAGGCACTGTACTTCCTTGAGAACTTTACTGTTCTCAAGGATTCTGTTTTTTCTGAGCAAAGCGCCAGGCTGATCAATGAGTTTGAAGTAAAATACGAAACAGAGAAAAAAGAAAAACAAAACCAGTTGCTGCTGGCAGAGAACCGGCTGCGGAAGCAAAACCAGCATTTTTCAATTCTTGCTATAATCGTACTCTTCTTGCTTTCCGGCTCACTTTTTTGGGCTTTCGTGCTCAAAAGAAAATCGCTTTTGCAAAGCCGGGCCTTATTTGTTAAGGAAAAGGAAGTTAACCTACTGAAGTTGGAATCAATAGAGACCCACAACCAACATCTGCGGGAAAGCCTTTTTGCAGAGGAAGAGATCAAAAAACTACAGGCCAAAAACCTTGAAAGGCAGAAACAGGAACTCACCACTGCCACCATGCTTATTGCCAACAAAAACGAAGTTTTTGAAAAACTCAGAATCCTTGCTGAGCAGATCAAAATCAACGATACCGACAAGGAAGGTAAGGCCAGGGAAATCATCATGGAAATTGACCGCCAGACCGATTTAAGCGATCAATGGGAAGAATTCAAGATTCATTTTGAGTCCATCCATAAATCTTTTTTCGAGAACCTGCGCAAAATGAATGGGTGCCTTACCCAGAATGATATGCAAATGTGCGCCTATATCAAACTCAATCTTTCCACCAAGGAGATTTCCCGGCTAATGAATATTACCCCCGAATCAGTAAACACCCATCGCTACCGGTTGCGAAAAAAACTCAGGCTTATCAACGGAGAAACCTTGGATGAAATAGTGCATGGGCTGTAG
- a CDS encoding acylphosphatase, whose product MIRHLQIIISGKVEQIGFRLYALWGASEYQIKGKVTEHPGQIVIEAEGDEPALQGFIEWCRKGPQGSKVQMLSTAEKPLYGYTDFRIL is encoded by the coding sequence GTGATCAGGCATCTACAGATCATTATTTCCGGTAAAGTGGAACAGATCGGTTTCAGACTTTACGCACTCTGGGGTGCCAGCGAGTATCAAATCAAGGGCAAGGTAACAGAGCACCCGGGTCAAATTGTGATTGAAGCAGAAGGAGATGAGCCAGCCCTCCAGGGATTTATTGAATGGTGCAGGAAAGGCCCGCAGGGCAGCAAGGTTCAAATGCTGAGTACAGCAGAAAAACCACTATATGGCTATACAGATTTCAGAATACTATAA